A region of Mycolicibacterium brumae DNA encodes the following proteins:
- a CDS encoding type II toxin-antitoxin system VapC family toxin: protein MTRPALVCDASAVVSALVDSGPDGAWAAEHLAGSHLFAPAQMPFECANILRRHEQAGLISADQAIQAHVDLLALPVELWPYEAVATRVWQLRANLTCYDAAYVALAEAIDAVLVTIDRRIVRAPGLSCAVSTPPT from the coding sequence ATGACCAGACCGGCTTTGGTCTGTGACGCCTCGGCGGTCGTCAGCGCGCTCGTCGACTCCGGCCCCGACGGCGCATGGGCTGCGGAACATCTGGCCGGCAGTCACTTGTTCGCGCCCGCGCAGATGCCCTTCGAATGCGCCAACATCCTGCGTCGCCACGAGCAGGCAGGCCTGATCAGCGCCGATCAAGCCATCCAGGCCCACGTCGACCTCCTCGCATTGCCGGTCGAACTCTGGCCATACGAGGCGGTCGCCACGCGCGTCTGGCAACTACGCGCGAATCTCACGTGCTACGACGCGGCCTACGTCGCGCTGGCCGAAGCAATCGACGCCGTCTTGGTGACGATTGACCGACGGATCGTTAGAGCGCCCGGCCTATCGTGTGCCGTCTCAACACCGCCGACATAG
- a CDS encoding DUF4194 domain-containing protein translates to MNPEEVFPFEAKRALVQLLRGPVVTQGAHRQQWSAILDHRVEIERRLADVFLDLVLDEDDGIAFTRPQPAPDDPKLAPPEVLRTQTLTFMDTLVILALRYELLIAPAGQRVIVEYDDIVAGMDPYRGRYSTDDAGFRKRINASWEKMKTYSLLSPADTPGRFEVSPVLRQLFDAEAVALVEAEYQRILDGDDAPDHSAGSTAAEDIADGEDADG, encoded by the coding sequence ATGAACCCCGAAGAAGTCTTCCCGTTCGAAGCCAAACGCGCTCTGGTCCAACTGCTTCGGGGTCCGGTGGTCACCCAGGGCGCTCACCGGCAACAATGGTCGGCCATCCTGGATCATCGCGTCGAGATCGAGCGACGCCTCGCAGACGTTTTCCTCGACCTGGTGTTGGACGAAGATGACGGCATCGCCTTCACCCGCCCTCAGCCGGCCCCAGACGATCCGAAGCTCGCGCCCCCGGAGGTGTTGCGCACCCAGACCTTGACCTTCATGGACACTCTGGTGATCCTGGCGCTGCGCTACGAACTGCTGATCGCGCCGGCCGGCCAGCGGGTGATCGTGGAGTACGACGACATCGTCGCCGGGATGGATCCGTACCGCGGCCGCTACAGCACCGACGACGCCGGGTTCCGCAAGCGCATCAACGCCTCCTGGGAGAAGATGAAGACGTACTCGCTGCTCTCCCCCGCCGACACCCCGGGCCGCTTCGAAGTGTCACCGGTGCTGCGCCAACTCTTCGACGCCGAAGCGGTCGCCCTCGTGGAGGCCGAGTACCAACGCATCCTGGATGGCGACGACGCTCCCGATCATTCCGCTGGCTCCACCGCAGCCGAGGACATCGCAGACGGCGAGGACGCTGATGGCTGA
- a CDS encoding DUF3322 domain-containing protein translates to MTEPPKLMLPADVAKRASSTVSRHLKEWVFGGAVAPLTVRLGSPSEAAVAAHRDAVETWVRAWEQSPLEATWEERRWPSLGRQLVPVAVTITGADAICEAAGQARQWRTLRQRRERLCALDDGPAWPAVLEATFRHWKTLSDNDFDHLLAVLDWLRQNPDSGLLIRQLPIPGVDTKWLGAHRAAVTALAVALGVPEHLGLREREVLRAVAILDPALRRGFPRLFAAPDLELTHLDLAPDRVLVVENLQTLEALPELPATVAVFGSGDNSTAVAEFCWVRSAPRVVYWGDLDAAGFAILTRFRTVRGCESVLMDAAAVHAWEHLAVPDPASEPVDTALLTEAEAAALDLLRRNGLRIEQERIPMSAAAERLRY, encoded by the coding sequence GTGACTGAGCCCCCGAAGCTGATGCTGCCGGCCGACGTGGCGAAGCGAGCGTCGAGCACGGTCTCCCGGCACCTCAAGGAGTGGGTGTTCGGCGGTGCGGTGGCGCCGTTGACTGTGCGACTGGGCAGCCCCAGCGAGGCCGCCGTAGCCGCGCACCGCGACGCCGTGGAGACCTGGGTGCGCGCATGGGAGCAGTCGCCGCTGGAGGCCACCTGGGAGGAGCGGCGCTGGCCGAGCCTCGGCCGACAGCTGGTCCCGGTCGCGGTGACCATCACCGGCGCCGACGCGATCTGCGAAGCCGCCGGTCAGGCCCGCCAGTGGAGAACTCTGCGCCAGCGACGGGAGCGACTGTGCGCGCTTGACGACGGACCGGCCTGGCCGGCGGTGCTCGAAGCCACGTTTCGGCACTGGAAGACTTTGTCCGACAACGACTTCGATCATCTGCTCGCCGTGCTCGATTGGCTGCGGCAGAACCCAGACTCTGGATTGCTGATCCGGCAGCTTCCGATCCCCGGTGTGGACACCAAATGGTTGGGCGCGCACCGGGCCGCGGTGACTGCGCTCGCCGTCGCGCTGGGAGTGCCCGAGCATCTGGGGCTGCGGGAGCGGGAGGTGCTGCGAGCAGTGGCGATCCTGGACCCGGCGTTGCGGCGGGGATTCCCGCGACTGTTCGCCGCGCCGGACCTCGAGCTCACACACCTTGACCTAGCCCCGGATCGCGTGTTGGTGGTGGAGAACCTGCAGACCCTGGAGGCCCTGCCGGAACTGCCCGCAACGGTGGCAGTGTTCGGCTCGGGCGACAATTCGACGGCGGTGGCCGAGTTCTGCTGGGTCCGCAGCGCGCCGCGGGTGGTCTATTGGGGCGACCTGGACGCCGCCGGGTTCGCGATCCTCACCCGCTTCCGCACGGTCCGCGGCTGCGAGAGCGTGCTGATGGACGCCGCCGCGGTGCACGCCTGGGAGCACCTGGCGGTCCCCGATCCAGCATCCGAACCGGTCGACACCGCTCTGCTCACCGAAGCGGAGGCCGCAGCATTGGACCTGTTGCGCCGCAACGGATTGCGAATCGAACAGGAGCGGATCCCGATGAGCGCGGCAGCCGAGAGACTGCGGTATTGA
- a CDS encoding cutinase family protein encodes MGAAALVLGAIPLVTPVAPSAAADDCPAAEVVFARGTDEPAGMGRVGDAMMASLRKKTGGLNIRAYPVDYKATITQRHSGAGAKDAIKRIESTVDSCPNTKIVLGGYSQGASVVNIVAGFDGVNWGDPLPAKYMDSVVAVATFGNVSNRTGGPTPTQDSPLAAKSIDLCNPSDPICHDGEGNSWSGHTDGYIPVYTDQAATYIANVLLTHGTPQPGSQPQTGGLQLPSVTTDGSQFPAESSDSSQTAYGPSPVPQSPARTPSTRPGPALPGPVPPGPVTQTPVTTTPGSSYLGY; translated from the coding sequence CTGGGGGCGGCGGCCCTTGTCCTCGGCGCGATTCCGCTGGTCACACCTGTTGCGCCGTCGGCCGCAGCCGATGACTGCCCGGCCGCCGAGGTCGTGTTCGCTCGCGGAACCGACGAACCGGCGGGCATGGGCCGGGTCGGAGACGCCATGATGGCCTCGCTGCGGAAGAAGACCGGCGGCTTGAACATCCGCGCCTATCCGGTGGACTACAAGGCCACCATCACGCAGCGGCACAGCGGCGCAGGCGCCAAGGACGCGATCAAACGCATCGAATCCACCGTGGACTCCTGCCCCAACACCAAGATCGTGCTGGGTGGCTACTCCCAGGGCGCGAGTGTGGTCAACATCGTGGCCGGCTTCGACGGCGTCAACTGGGGCGATCCACTCCCGGCCAAGTACATGGACAGCGTTGTGGCGGTCGCGACCTTCGGCAACGTCTCCAACCGCACCGGCGGACCGACGCCGACCCAGGATTCTCCGCTCGCCGCGAAGTCGATCGACCTGTGCAATCCCTCCGACCCGATCTGTCACGACGGCGAGGGCAACTCGTGGAGCGGGCACACCGACGGCTACATCCCCGTCTACACCGACCAGGCGGCCACCTACATCGCGAATGTGCTGCTGACCCACGGGACACCTCAGCCTGGTTCTCAGCCTCAAACCGGTGGTTTGCAGCTGCCCTCGGTGACCACCGATGGCTCACAGTTCCCGGCGGAGTCCTCGGATAGTTCGCAGACGGCCTACGGCCCATCACCCGTTCCGCAGTCGCCCGCGCGCACCCCCTCGACGCGCCCGGGGCCGGCGTTGCCGGGACCGGTGCCGCCGGGTCCGGTTACTCAGACCCCGGTTACGACCACTCCGGGCTCGTCTTACCTGGGGTACTAG
- a CDS encoding DUF3375 domain-containing protein, giving the protein MAITSAALRYRRLQQEAPEWALLRARNAGLIVAVVQDYFPPERRVRPAAEVIAELDVDLDLLRETGAELESSATAYVASWVSAGYLIRRPGDTRGSETLAPSAAALNAAAMVHGIEAPQRAASASRLGSITANLISLQRDSDPDAETRLELLEAERAAVERRIEEVHSGEFTVLDPESARERVVEALTLADEVPVDFARVRTAIEALSRDLRAKILDDSAEGGATLGNVFRGVDLLAESEAGRSVNGFYDVILDAEQSARVQEAITAILSRDFAAALTAQERIALRTLLSRLEDEAATVRQTMLLLSRSLRHFVLSRQYEEHRRLRQLIQRCQSMAVQVSALHRPEKAMDLQLTRIGMQIRSLAALKLHNPGDGQVPTDFQCHENDAVDFEELAAVARESDIDFDELRENVLSTLARADGPVTAGRVLGDHPATQGLASIVGLMVLGAEHGHTDPTATERVALEQRSVTIPTITFAHGDFQDHR; this is encoded by the coding sequence ATGGCGATCACCTCGGCGGCTCTGCGCTACCGACGCCTCCAGCAGGAGGCCCCGGAATGGGCGCTGCTGCGTGCGCGCAACGCGGGCCTGATCGTCGCGGTGGTGCAGGACTACTTCCCGCCGGAGCGGCGGGTGCGCCCTGCTGCCGAGGTCATCGCCGAACTCGACGTCGACCTGGACCTGCTGCGCGAGACAGGCGCCGAGCTCGAGTCCTCGGCGACGGCCTACGTCGCGAGCTGGGTGAGCGCGGGCTACCTGATTCGGCGTCCGGGCGACACCCGAGGCAGCGAGACGCTCGCGCCGTCGGCCGCCGCGCTCAACGCCGCGGCAATGGTGCACGGCATCGAAGCACCCCAGCGCGCCGCGTCGGCGTCACGGCTGGGCTCCATCACCGCGAATCTCATTTCGCTGCAGCGTGACTCCGACCCCGACGCGGAGACCCGGCTGGAACTGCTCGAAGCCGAGCGCGCCGCCGTCGAGCGTCGCATCGAGGAGGTGCACAGCGGAGAGTTCACCGTGCTCGATCCCGAGAGCGCCCGCGAGCGCGTCGTCGAGGCCCTCACTCTGGCCGACGAGGTGCCCGTCGACTTCGCCCGCGTGCGCACCGCCATCGAAGCCCTCAGTCGGGACCTGCGGGCGAAGATCCTCGACGACTCCGCCGAGGGCGGCGCCACCCTCGGCAATGTGTTCCGCGGGGTTGACCTGCTGGCCGAATCCGAGGCGGGCCGCTCGGTCAACGGCTTCTACGACGTCATCCTCGACGCCGAGCAGTCGGCCAGAGTGCAGGAGGCGATCACCGCGATCCTGTCCCGAGACTTCGCCGCAGCCCTCACCGCGCAGGAGCGCATCGCGCTGCGCACCCTGCTGTCGCGGCTGGAGGACGAGGCCGCCACGGTGCGCCAGACCATGCTGCTTCTGTCGCGGTCCCTGCGCCATTTTGTGCTGTCCCGGCAGTACGAGGAGCACCGGCGGCTGCGGCAGTTGATCCAGCGCTGTCAGTCGATGGCTGTTCAGGTCAGTGCGCTGCACCGCCCCGAGAAGGCGATGGATCTGCAGCTCACCAGGATCGGAATGCAGATCCGGTCGCTGGCCGCCCTCAAATTGCACAATCCAGGTGACGGACAGGTGCCCACCGATTTCCAGTGCCACGAGAACGACGCGGTGGACTTCGAGGAGCTGGCCGCCGTGGCCCGCGAGTCCGACATCGACTTCGACGAGCTGCGTGAGAACGTCCTGTCCACGCTGGCCCGCGCCGACGGGCCCGTCACGGCCGGCCGGGTGCTCGGCGATCACCCGGCCACGCAGGGCCTTGCCAGCATCGTTGGCCTGATGGTCCTGGGCGCCGAACACGGCCACACCGACCCCACCGCGACCGAGCGAGTGGCCCTGGAGCAGCGCTCCGTCACGATTCCCACCATCACCTTCGCGCACGGCGACTTCCAGGACCACCGATGA
- the surE gene encoding 5'/3'-nucleotidase SurE has protein sequence MPIALVTNDDGIDSPGLHALAAAARDAGLQVIVAAPAEQSSGASASLTAVLRDGHTAVERRELPGLEHVEAWAVHAQPAHIVTAAMNGWFDPPPDLVLSGINHGANVGRTVLHSGTVGAALTAKLHDARALAVSLDVALHPTGERHWESAAALVPTVLELLLDTPEPAVLSLNVPDRPTDQLGPIRHAPLARGGSVHIHVDEVLDGGVRLAEFEMDDPPEPGSDAAVLIDGHPTLTELRSVESHDGALVRDWLDSQRARR, from the coding sequence GTGCCAATCGCGTTGGTCACCAACGACGACGGGATCGACTCCCCCGGCCTGCACGCGCTGGCGGCCGCGGCACGCGACGCCGGATTGCAGGTGATTGTGGCGGCGCCCGCGGAGCAGTCCAGCGGCGCCAGCGCATCGCTGACCGCGGTCCTGCGAGACGGCCACACCGCCGTCGAGCGCCGGGAGCTGCCCGGGCTGGAGCACGTCGAAGCATGGGCCGTGCACGCCCAGCCCGCGCATATCGTCACCGCCGCAATGAACGGTTGGTTCGATCCCCCGCCGGATCTGGTGCTCTCCGGAATCAACCACGGCGCAAATGTCGGTCGGACCGTGCTGCATTCGGGAACGGTCGGCGCGGCGCTGACCGCGAAGCTGCACGACGCGCGCGCCCTGGCGGTGTCCTTGGACGTGGCGTTGCATCCCACCGGCGAGCGGCACTGGGAATCAGCGGCCGCGCTGGTGCCAACGGTGCTGGAACTGCTCCTTGACACGCCCGAACCCGCGGTGCTCTCCCTCAACGTCCCCGACCGCCCTACCGACCAGCTCGGCCCCATCCGGCACGCGCCGCTGGCCCGCGGCGGGTCGGTGCACATCCACGTCGACGAAGTCCTCGACGGCGGTGTGCGCTTGGCGGAGTTCGAGATGGACGACCCACCCGAACCGGGCAGCGACGCCGCAGTGTTGATCGACGGGCATCCGACGCTCACCGAGCTGCGATCCGTCGAGTCGCACGACGGCGCCCTGGTGCGAGATTGGCTGGACTCGCAACGAGCACGTCGCTGA
- a CDS encoding 1-phosphofructokinase family hexose kinase has product MTNRKRAEPRKSTPAKDPAEADEPTPEEPATVVIFAPAPVLTVTVEDLSGEPDIHVHPGGQGVWQSRMVSSLGVPTVLCAALGGETGSVLGHLLPTTDVTVRSVSVSSRNGAYVHDRRTGEREIIAESPGSPLDRHELDSLYELTLTEGLTHGWVLLSGPQDDRVVPAELYRRLATDLGANGCRVVADLCGERLEAVLAGKPSLIKVSHEELLADGRAKSEDAKDLVAAMRTIRDEGARSVVVSRAGAEPALAMIDADSDGERDAVVEVVTPTLEPADPTGAGDSMTAGMVAALACGQPIRYALQVGAACGALNVVRHGLGTGGAKAVAAIAQRVELRPWK; this is encoded by the coding sequence ATGACAAATCGGAAGCGCGCCGAGCCCCGCAAGTCCACACCGGCAAAGGATCCGGCCGAAGCCGACGAGCCGACACCCGAGGAACCGGCGACCGTCGTCATCTTCGCCCCCGCCCCGGTGCTGACGGTCACCGTGGAGGACCTGTCCGGGGAGCCCGACATCCACGTGCACCCGGGTGGGCAGGGTGTGTGGCAGTCCCGGATGGTGTCGTCACTGGGCGTGCCAACCGTGCTGTGCGCCGCACTCGGCGGTGAGACCGGTTCGGTGCTCGGGCATCTGCTGCCGACCACCGACGTCACCGTGCGCAGCGTCTCCGTCAGTTCCCGCAACGGCGCCTACGTGCACGACCGTCGGACCGGCGAGCGGGAGATCATCGCGGAGAGTCCGGGCAGCCCGCTGGACCGCCACGAACTCGACTCGCTTTACGAACTCACCCTGACCGAGGGCCTCACGCACGGCTGGGTGTTGCTGTCCGGGCCGCAGGACGACCGGGTCGTACCGGCCGAGTTGTACCGTCGTCTGGCGACCGACCTCGGCGCCAACGGTTGCCGTGTCGTCGCCGATCTGTGCGGCGAGCGACTGGAGGCGGTGCTCGCCGGTAAGCCCTCCTTGATCAAGGTGAGCCACGAAGAACTGCTCGCCGACGGCCGGGCGAAGTCCGAGGACGCCAAGGACCTCGTCGCCGCCATGCGCACCATCCGGGACGAAGGCGCGCGCTCCGTCGTCGTGTCGCGGGCCGGCGCCGAACCGGCCCTGGCCATGATCGACGCCGATTCCGACGGTGAGCGGGACGCCGTCGTCGAGGTTGTGACGCCGACGTTGGAACCGGCCGACCCGACCGGCGCCGGGGACTCGATGACCGCCGGCATGGTCGCCGCGCTGGCCTGCGGACAGCCGATCCGCTACGCGCTGCAGGTCGGGGCGGCATGCGGCGCGCTCAACGTCGTGCGCCACGGGCTGGGCACCGGCGGCGCGAAGGCCGTGGCGGCGATCGCCCAACGCGTCGAGTTGCGCCCGTGGAAGTAG
- a CDS encoding NAD(P)-dependent oxidoreductase produces the protein MANIVIFGGHGKVAQLLAPILSDRGDSVTAVIRNPAHAAEVAAAANPLVLDIEAADTPQIAEALTGADAVVFSAGAGGGNPERTYAVDRDAAICTMAAARDAGVRRYVMVSYLGAGPDHGVPEGDSFYPYAEAKAAADTALRAEDLDWTILMPGRLTLDPPTGRIDPTAIRGADNPGTSRANVAQVAAAALADPSTIGKDLPFTDGDIPIAEAIAG, from the coding sequence ATGGCGAACATCGTGATTTTCGGCGGGCACGGCAAGGTCGCGCAGCTACTGGCCCCGATCCTGTCTGACCGTGGCGATAGCGTCACCGCGGTGATCCGCAACCCGGCGCACGCCGCCGAGGTTGCCGCTGCGGCCAACCCGCTGGTCCTCGACATCGAGGCCGCCGACACCCCGCAGATCGCCGAGGCGCTCACCGGCGCCGACGCGGTGGTCTTCAGCGCGGGGGCCGGCGGCGGGAACCCGGAACGCACGTACGCGGTCGACCGGGACGCCGCGATCTGCACCATGGCCGCGGCCCGCGACGCCGGCGTCCGCCGGTACGTGATGGTCTCCTATCTCGGGGCGGGCCCGGATCACGGTGTGCCCGAGGGTGATTCGTTCTACCCTTACGCCGAGGCGAAGGCCGCCGCAGACACCGCGCTGCGGGCCGAAGACCTCGACTGGACCATCCTGATGCCCGGCCGGCTGACCCTCGACCCGCCGACCGGGAGGATCGACCCGACGGCGATCCGCGGCGCCGACAATCCCGGCACCTCCCGCGCCAATGTCGCGCAGGTCGCCGCCGCCGCGCTGGCCGACCCGTCCACCATCGGCAAGGATCTACCGTTCACCGACGGCGACATCCCGATCGCCGAGGCGATCGCCGGCTGA
- a CDS encoding ATP-binding protein — translation MAEDLLRPGQHRLARIQLFNWGTYDGYHDLPIARRGFLITGPSGSGKSTLLDAISTVLVPPSKLSFNAAAQGRGRTVASYVRGAYARGSDAETRELRARYLREGATWSAVGLTMSTANADGLDTVTTLVALFHLKRGSNDLGESGRAFLLFDHDLDITELRHVVTDGINVRALKKRWPETLYNKSYPQFGQRLRSRLGIADENAQLLLHRAMSAKGLDSLDRLFRDYMLEEPDTFAEARRAVEFFADLDEAHRRVVDTREQIDALAPLEELTAARDRDELTTRELGAELEALDGLAARFELDLAQTWRSDADSAHANAVVGEQQTRAAQAAASGALRDAERARDGNQTLRELSDALDHADEHVQRVLTQRQRLQALLDPWETGVPDSAEEFATVSAQIAREAEELTAGGTADRDAYAAQLLASEQAVSHVTELREQIAAAARERSNLDRRLLAAREVIARETGLPARSLPFAGELIDVVEPAWEGAAERVLGDLGRTMLVADDHAAEVAAAVDANHLGARLVWRKVDLRRTHRVPAVGPESIVNALRVAESPWQHWLNSQLASRYDYRRIDDPRDLGRHDRAVTRAGQVRDRDRHVKDDRYAIDDRTRYVLGTNNDEKLQALREMLRTAEATAVSERQRADAAQRAFEQHRARINSGPRILEIGWEEIDLGAAQARRLDAAERLAALRGDTEIDRLEAAVQAAQAAAEDAAAAHETALRVLHSAADHAGRVNARIAELTATTAATPPPPDDLTPRYRARFDDGRRAALRLDGFPAAQNAVEKQIRAAHLEADRSLNNTQHAIESLLLRYLSRWKHPDLAAEAGYADDALAFLRRLRADDLPKVENRFFELNERQSNQNLGTLAMRIRRAPGEIRRRIDEVNSSLRRSEFDRDRILQIDVRDCQHQDVTDFLADIARVQEHSLLADDRAAQEQRFERIRALLGRLGSSDSGDVLWRNRCLDTRRHVTFVGVEFDADGTAVNHHDSSDSLSGGQAQKLVFFCLAAALRYQLVGPDADLPSYGTVVLDEAFDRSDPEYTRRAADVFDQFGFHLVLATPLKMIRTLQDYVGGVATVSIRDSRASRLGVATIAEATDGNAAGD, via the coding sequence ATGGCTGAGGATCTGCTGCGTCCTGGACAACACCGACTCGCCCGGATTCAGCTGTTCAACTGGGGGACTTACGACGGCTATCACGACCTCCCGATCGCCCGGCGCGGCTTCCTGATCACCGGACCGTCGGGGTCGGGCAAGTCGACGCTGCTCGACGCCATCTCCACGGTGCTGGTGCCGCCGTCCAAGCTCAGCTTCAACGCCGCGGCCCAGGGCCGCGGCCGGACGGTGGCCTCCTATGTGCGCGGCGCGTACGCCCGCGGGTCTGACGCCGAGACCCGCGAACTGCGCGCCCGGTACCTGCGCGAAGGCGCCACCTGGAGCGCGGTCGGGCTGACCATGAGCACCGCGAACGCCGACGGCCTGGACACCGTCACCACCCTGGTGGCGCTGTTCCACCTCAAACGCGGCAGCAACGACCTCGGCGAGTCCGGGCGCGCGTTCCTGCTGTTCGACCACGATCTGGACATCACCGAACTTCGTCACGTGGTGACCGACGGCATCAACGTCCGCGCCCTGAAGAAGCGCTGGCCGGAGACGCTCTACAACAAGAGTTACCCGCAGTTCGGTCAGCGGCTGCGGTCACGCCTGGGCATCGCCGACGAGAACGCGCAGTTGCTGCTGCACCGGGCGATGTCGGCCAAGGGGCTCGACAGTCTGGACCGGCTGTTCCGGGACTACATGCTCGAAGAGCCGGACACCTTCGCCGAGGCGCGCCGAGCCGTCGAGTTCTTCGCCGACCTCGATGAGGCGCACCGCAGAGTCGTCGACACCCGCGAGCAGATCGACGCGCTCGCCCCGTTGGAGGAGCTGACCGCGGCCCGCGACCGCGACGAGCTCACGACCCGGGAGCTCGGCGCGGAGCTGGAGGCTCTGGACGGGCTGGCGGCGCGCTTCGAACTCGACCTCGCCCAAACCTGGCGCTCCGACGCCGATTCAGCCCATGCCAACGCCGTTGTCGGCGAGCAGCAGACCCGGGCAGCCCAGGCCGCGGCGTCGGGCGCGCTGCGCGACGCCGAGCGTGCCCGCGATGGAAACCAGACGCTGCGGGAGCTCTCCGATGCGCTCGATCACGCGGACGAGCATGTTCAGCGAGTGCTGACTCAGCGCCAACGGCTACAGGCGCTGCTGGATCCCTGGGAGACCGGGGTCCCCGACAGTGCCGAGGAGTTCGCCACCGTCAGCGCCCAGATCGCCAGGGAGGCTGAGGAACTCACTGCCGGCGGGACCGCCGACCGGGACGCCTACGCTGCCCAGCTGCTGGCCTCCGAACAGGCCGTCAGCCACGTCACCGAACTCCGCGAGCAGATCGCCGCCGCCGCGCGGGAACGGTCCAATCTGGATCGCAGGCTGCTGGCGGCGCGGGAGGTCATCGCCCGGGAGACCGGCCTGCCCGCACGCTCGCTGCCCTTCGCAGGTGAGCTCATCGACGTCGTCGAGCCCGCTTGGGAGGGGGCCGCCGAACGCGTCCTCGGCGACCTCGGCCGCACCATGCTGGTCGCCGATGATCACGCCGCCGAGGTGGCCGCGGCCGTCGACGCCAACCATCTGGGCGCCAGGCTGGTGTGGCGGAAGGTGGATCTGCGCCGCACCCACCGGGTGCCCGCGGTGGGTCCCGAGTCGATCGTGAACGCGCTGCGAGTCGCCGAATCGCCGTGGCAGCACTGGCTGAACTCCCAACTGGCGTCCCGGTACGACTATCGCCGCATCGACGACCCCCGCGACTTGGGCCGCCACGACCGGGCGGTCACCCGCGCCGGCCAGGTCCGCGACCGCGACCGACACGTCAAGGACGACCGGTACGCGATCGACGACCGGACCCGGTACGTGCTGGGCACCAACAACGACGAGAAGCTGCAGGCGCTGCGCGAGATGCTGCGCACCGCCGAGGCCACCGCTGTCTCCGAGCGGCAGCGAGCCGACGCGGCACAGCGCGCCTTCGAACAGCACCGAGCGCGGATCAACTCGGGCCCGCGCATCCTTGAGATCGGTTGGGAGGAGATCGATCTGGGGGCCGCACAGGCCAGGCGGCTCGACGCCGCCGAGCGCCTGGCGGCTTTACGCGGCGACACCGAGATCGACCGGCTGGAGGCGGCGGTACAGGCCGCCCAGGCCGCCGCCGAGGACGCGGCCGCCGCGCATGAGACCGCCCTGCGGGTCTTGCACAGCGCCGCCGACCACGCCGGGCGGGTCAACGCCCGGATCGCCGAACTCACCGCGACGACGGCGGCGACCCCGCCGCCCCCGGACGATCTGACACCGCGCTATCGAGCCCGCTTCGACGACGGGCGACGAGCGGCCCTGCGGCTCGACGGCTTCCCGGCCGCGCAGAACGCGGTGGAGAAGCAGATCCGGGCCGCGCACCTCGAGGCCGACCGATCGTTGAACAACACCCAGCACGCAATCGAGTCCCTGCTGCTGCGGTATCTGAGCAGGTGGAAGCACCCCGACCTCGCGGCGGAGGCGGGGTACGCCGACGACGCGCTGGCGTTCCTGCGCCGGCTGCGCGCTGACGACCTGCCGAAGGTGGAGAACCGCTTCTTCGAGCTCAACGAACGCCAGTCGAACCAGAACCTCGGCACCCTGGCGATGCGCATCCGCCGGGCTCCCGGCGAGATCCGCCGTCGCATCGACGAGGTCAACTCCTCGCTTCGGCGCTCCGAGTTCGACCGCGACCGAATTCTGCAGATCGACGTGCGGGACTGTCAGCACCAAGACGTGACCGACTTCTTGGCCGACATTGCTCGGGTGCAGGAGCATTCGCTGCTGGCCGATGACCGCGCGGCCCAGGAACAGCGCTTCGAGCGGATTCGCGCGCTGCTCGGCCGGCTGGGGTCCTCCGACTCCGGTGACGTCCTCTGGCGGAACCGCTGCCTGGACACCCGCCGTCACGTCACGTTCGTCGGCGTGGAGTTCGACGCCGACGGAACCGCGGTGAACCACCACGACTCCTCGGACTCGCTGTCCGGCGGCCAGGCCCAGAAGCTGGTGTTCTTCTGCCTGGCCGCGGCGCTGCGCTACCAGCTCGTCGGACCCGACGCCGACCTTCCCAGCTACGGCACCGTCGTCTTGGACGAGGCGTTCGACCGGTCCGACCCTGAGTACACGCGCCGGGCCGCCGACGTGTTCGACCAGTTCGGCTTCCACCTCGTCCTGGCCACGCCGTTGAAGATGATCCGCACGCTGCAGGACTACGTCGGCGGCGTGGCGACCGTGTCGATCCGCGATTCGCGGGCCTCCCGCCTCGGTGTCGCGACCATCGCCGAAGCCACCGACGGGAACGCCGCCGGTGACTGA
- a CDS encoding FitA-like ribbon-helix-helix domain-containing protein, which produces MVAVTIRDVPESVRDELASRAALAGKSLQEYLRALLVETSDKPSLEEVLRRARARVTATGSRVDSAATLAARDADRR; this is translated from the coding sequence ATGGTTGCGGTGACGATCAGGGACGTACCGGAAAGCGTCCGCGATGAGCTGGCCAGCCGTGCGGCGCTCGCAGGGAAGTCGCTGCAGGAGTACCTGCGCGCGCTACTGGTGGAGACCTCGGACAAGCCCAGCCTTGAAGAGGTGCTGCGTCGCGCCCGGGCGCGGGTCACCGCGACGGGATCGCGGGTCGATTCGGCCGCCACGTTGGCAGCACGCGACGCTGACCGGAGATGA